In one Nicotiana sylvestris chromosome 8, ASM39365v2, whole genome shotgun sequence genomic region, the following are encoded:
- the LOC104211188 gene encoding F-box protein At4g00755-like isoform X1, whose protein sequence is METGIDFVQSLQSDVSVNILACLNDPADVVHAGSVSRLWHHFVITNGLSKQLCLRRFPQLSRIARIIEPNWITTEEVNGVGSNNTSWDILKRDHNVYASLLQAITTLNSSQSECIGYAVSASSTDRFPSESIVNTLTTRDRYLNRPSYWSSKGYADPDASETLIYKLKADLCVITEINVQPFEAYFQTGKPIYSAKSVRFRLGHPKISDEDDILQVPQEQPADDKFIWTYTSEVYTMVQENRLQQFKLPEPVLCIGGYLQIELLGRVQKQQADDLFYICVCHVKAVGRPLCPAFDIEILEPSGKFMLRYNPEVFRWMLQSFSEDSNMSPVSSEEEVVEHVGLMGFLVGDYHPGIEAMEWDDDDEMDEPVQPY, encoded by the exons ATGGAGACTGGGATTGATTTTGTACAGTCGCTTCAAAGTGACGTGTCAGTTAATATTCTGGCGTGTTTAAATGATCCAGCTGATGTGGTCCATGCAGGTTCTGTGTCTCGTCTTTGGCACCATTTTG TGATCACAAATGGACTTTCCAAGCAACTATGCCTGAGAAGGTTTCCTCAGCTTTCTAGAATTGCACGTATAATTGAACCAAATTGGATAACAACAGAAGAAGTCAATGGCGTTGGATCTAACAATACCAGTTGGGATATTTTAAAGAGAGACCACaatgtttatgcttctctacttCAAGCTATTACTACATTAAACTCATCTCAGAGTGAATGCATAGGTTATGCAGTTAGTGCTTCGAGTACAGATAGATTTCCTAGCGAAAGCATTGTCAATACTCTAACAACTAGGGACAGATATCTGAATAGACCTTCATACTGGTCAAGTAAAGGGTATGCTGATCCGGATGCCTCTGAGACATTAATTTACAAATTGAAAGCTGATCTCTGTGTTATTACTGAAATCAATGTACAACCTTTTGAAG CTTATTTCCAGACCGGCAAGCCTATATACTCTGCAAAATCTGTTCGATTTCGATTAGGACACCCCAAAATATCAGACGAAGATGATATCCTGCAAGTACCTCAGGAACAGCCTGCTGATGACAAGTTCATATGGACGTATACCTCAGAAGTATACACTATGGTACAG GAAAACCGCTTACAACAGTTCAAGCTACCAGAACCGGTACTTTGCATTGGTGGATATCTGCAGATTGAACTGTTGGGTAGAGTTCAGAAGCAACAAGCGGATGACTTGTTTTACATATG CGTTTGCCATGTGAAAGCTGTTGGGCGGCCCCTCTGCCCTGCATTTGACATAGAAATCCTTGAACCATCAGGGAAGTTTATGTTGAGGTACAACCCGGAGGTTTTCCGATGGATGTTGCAAAGCTTTTCAGAAGACTCAAATATGTCTCCGGTTTCATCAGAGGAAGAAGTGGTTGAACATGTAGGTCTTATGGGGTTTCTGGTAGGGGATTACCATCCGGGTATCGAAGCCATGGAATGGGATGACGATGATGAAATGGATGAACCTGTCCAACCTTACTAG
- the LOC138875000 gene encoding uncharacterized protein, with product MGDKVRWPKEMRSNPNRRNPDHWCEFHNDHGHKITDCRLLQGEVDHLLKQGYLTKLFSEKGKQAYMKNRQEPPKPPSPKRTVNIISGGKEINGVTYTAANKVSKVTITHGKRVRHDLEEESITFDDADADGVLTPHNNALVIPLLVHDTNVKQVLIDLGSSVNIILLRVLNEMQAENKLVPKAHTLSGFDNSSVVTKGEVTLTTFAEGVVKDTKF from the coding sequence ATGggtgataaggtacggtggccaaaagaaatgagatcaaatccaaacaGACGTAATCCTGATCactggtgcgaattccacaacgATCATGGTCATAAAATAACAGATTGTAGATTGCTACAAGGAGAAGTTGACCACCTATTAAAGCAAGGGTATCTCACCAaattatttagtgaaaaaggtaagcaagcttacatgaaaaacaggcaggagccccctaaacctccttctcccaaaagaactgttaaTATTATAAGCGGGGGCAAAGAAATCAATGGCGTGACATATACAGCGGCCAATAAAGTTTCCAAAGTTACAATTACCCACGGGAAGCGGGTCCgacatgatttggaggaagaaagtattacatttgatgatgcagatgcggaTGGCGTGCTAACTCCACACAACAATGCGCTGGTAATAcctctacttgtacatgatactaatgtgaaacaagttttgattgatctaggtagttccgtgaatattattttacTAAGAGTACTAAACGAGATGCAAGCTGAAAATAAGCTAGTACCTAAGGCACACACTTTGTCTGGATTCGACAATTCAAGCGTTGTGACAAAAGGGGAGGTAACACTTACAACATTCGCAGAAGGGGTTGTCAAAGATACGAAATTTTAG
- the LOC104211188 gene encoding F-box protein At4g00755-like isoform X2: MSMDKAFLNEEGQNGSLQVITNGLSKQLCLRRFPQLSRIARIIEPNWITTEEVNGVGSNNTSWDILKRDHNVYASLLQAITTLNSSQSECIGYAVSASSTDRFPSESIVNTLTTRDRYLNRPSYWSSKGYADPDASETLIYKLKADLCVITEINVQPFEAYFQTGKPIYSAKSVRFRLGHPKISDEDDILQVPQEQPADDKFIWTYTSEVYTMVQENRLQQFKLPEPVLCIGGYLQIELLGRVQKQQADDLFYICVCHVKAVGRPLCPAFDIEILEPSGKFMLRYNPEVFRWMLQSFSEDSNMSPVSSEEEVVEHVGLMGFLVGDYHPGIEAMEWDDDDEMDEPVQPY; the protein is encoded by the exons ATGAGTATGGACAAAGCCTTTTTGAATGAGGAAGGACAAAATGGATCCTTACAAG TGATCACAAATGGACTTTCCAAGCAACTATGCCTGAGAAGGTTTCCTCAGCTTTCTAGAATTGCACGTATAATTGAACCAAATTGGATAACAACAGAAGAAGTCAATGGCGTTGGATCTAACAATACCAGTTGGGATATTTTAAAGAGAGACCACaatgtttatgcttctctacttCAAGCTATTACTACATTAAACTCATCTCAGAGTGAATGCATAGGTTATGCAGTTAGTGCTTCGAGTACAGATAGATTTCCTAGCGAAAGCATTGTCAATACTCTAACAACTAGGGACAGATATCTGAATAGACCTTCATACTGGTCAAGTAAAGGGTATGCTGATCCGGATGCCTCTGAGACATTAATTTACAAATTGAAAGCTGATCTCTGTGTTATTACTGAAATCAATGTACAACCTTTTGAAG CTTATTTCCAGACCGGCAAGCCTATATACTCTGCAAAATCTGTTCGATTTCGATTAGGACACCCCAAAATATCAGACGAAGATGATATCCTGCAAGTACCTCAGGAACAGCCTGCTGATGACAAGTTCATATGGACGTATACCTCAGAAGTATACACTATGGTACAG GAAAACCGCTTACAACAGTTCAAGCTACCAGAACCGGTACTTTGCATTGGTGGATATCTGCAGATTGAACTGTTGGGTAGAGTTCAGAAGCAACAAGCGGATGACTTGTTTTACATATG CGTTTGCCATGTGAAAGCTGTTGGGCGGCCCCTCTGCCCTGCATTTGACATAGAAATCCTTGAACCATCAGGGAAGTTTATGTTGAGGTACAACCCGGAGGTTTTCCGATGGATGTTGCAAAGCTTTTCAGAAGACTCAAATATGTCTCCGGTTTCATCAGAGGAAGAAGTGGTTGAACATGTAGGTCTTATGGGGTTTCTGGTAGGGGATTACCATCCGGGTATCGAAGCCATGGAATGGGATGACGATGATGAAATGGATGAACCTGTCCAACCTTACTAG
- the LOC104211190 gene encoding F-box protein PP2-A13-like, whose protein sequence is MGANASCIDSRKDGLNNESLKRKLEDIPEACVALVLSYLDPPEICKLARINRVFRAASSADFIWESKLPSNYRYLLEEVLGMNVAGMHKKDIFARLSKTNSFDGGTREMWIDKNNGGVCLAISSKGMTITGIDDRRYWNHIPTEESRFQTVAYLQQMWWLEVDGDLEFQFPAGTYSLFFRLQLGRVAKRLGRRICNTDHVHGWDLKPVQFQLTMPNGQRAISRCYLDNVGTWTHHHVGDFVVEDPTVVTKIKFSLIQIDCTHTKGGLCVDSVFVCPISLGKELRSFNSLIVTK, encoded by the exons ATGGGTGCTAATGCTTCTTGTATTGACTCGCGAAAAGATGGATTAAATAACGAGTCATTAAAGCGTAAGCTCGAGGATATACCCGAGGCATGTGTTGCTTTAGTATTGTCATATTTGGACCCGCCGGAGATCTGTAAGTTGGCTCGTATTAATCGGGTCTTTCGTGCCGCTTCTTCTGCTGATTTTATCTGGGAATCCAAGTTGCCGTCAAATTACAGATATTTACTTGAGGAGGTACTGGGCATGAACGTTGCCGGCATGCATAAAAAGGATATCTTTGCTAGGCTTTCCAAGACCAATTCCTTTGATGGTGGCACAagg GAAATGTGGATTGACAAGAATAATGGAGGAGTTTGCTTGGCAATTTCTTCAAAAGGAATGACCATTACTGGTATCGATGATCGGAGATATTGGAATCACATTCCGACTGAAGAATCAAG GTTCCAAACTGTCGCATATCTTCAACAAATGTGGTGGCTCGAAGTCGATGGGGATCTTGAATTCCAATTCCCAGCAGGAACATATAGTCTATTCTTTAGACTTCAGCTTGGCAGGGTGGCGAAGAGACTAGGGCGTCGAATATGTAACACCGATCACGTTCATGGCTGGGATTTGAAACCGGTACAGTTCCAATTAACGATGCCAAATGGCCAACGTGCCATATCGCGATGTTATTTGGACAATGTAGGTACATGGACACATCACCATGTGGGAGATTTTGTAGTCGAGGATCCCACGGTCGTGACGAAAATAAAATTTTCACTGATACAGATAGATTGTACACATACTAAAGGTGGTCTTTGTGTAGATTCCGTTTTCGTTTGCCCTATTAGTTTAGGTAAAGAGTTGAGATCTTTTAATAGTTTGATAGTCACCAAATGA
- the LOC104211187 gene encoding peroxisomal membrane protein 11C → MSTLDVARAELALAVLYLNKAEARDKICRAIQYGSKFLSDGQPGTAQNVDKSTSLARKVFRLFKFINDLHALISPNAPGTPLPLILLGKSKNALLSTFLFLDQIVWLGRTGIYKNKEHTELIGRISLFCWMGSSICTTLVEIGELGRLSGSLKKLEKELKYTDKHKNEQYQSKIQKSNERSLALIKAGMDIVVAVGLLQLAPKKVTPRVTGAFGFVSSLISCYQLLPSLPKVKAS, encoded by the exons ATGAGCACCTTAGATGTTGCCCGAGCAGAGCTTGCGCTTGCAGTCTtgtatttgaacaaagcagaggcAAGGGACAAGATATGTAGGGCTATACAATATGGTTCAAAATTCCTGAGTGATGGACAGCCTGGCACTGCCCAAAATGTTGACAAATCAACTAGTTTAGCAAGGAAAGTATTCCGTCTTTTCAAG TTTATCAACGATCTGCACGCTCTTATTAGCCCAAATGCCCCAGGAACCCCACTTCCACTCATTTTGTTGGGAAAG TCAAAAAATGCATTATTATCAACCTTCTTGTTTCTGGATCAAATTGTCTGGCTTGGAAGGACAGGCATTTACAAG AACAAAGAACACACAGAGTTAATTGGCAGGATCTCTCTCTTTTGTTGGATGGGATCCTCAATTTGTACCACCTTGGTCGAG ATTGGGGAACTTGGAAGGCTTTCAGGATCACTGAAAAAGTTGGAAAAGGAACTAAAGTATACTGATAAGCATAAG AATGAGCAATATCAGAGCAAGATTCAGAAGTCAAACGAGAGATCTCTAGCCCTGATTAAGGCAGGGATGGATATAGTGGTAGCTGTTGGGTTGCTTCAATTGGCACCCAAGAAAGTCACTCCTCGTGTAACGGGAGCCTTTGGATTCGTTAGCTCACTGATCTCATGCTATCAG TTGCTTCCATCACTGCCGAAGGTCAAGGCATCCTGA